In a single window of the uncultured Dysgonomonas sp. genome:
- a CDS encoding glutathione peroxidase, whose protein sequence is MSIYDFTVKDSKGNDIPLSNYKGKVLLIVNTATACGFTPQYKDLQDLYLKYKDKGFEILDFPCNQFGKQAPGTNDEITSFCEMKYKTTFTTFGKIEVNGDNADPLYKYLKQNSKGILGDSIKWNFTKFLIDREGNVIDRYAPITNPSKIAGTIEKLLAK, encoded by the coding sequence ATGAGTATATATGATTTTACCGTAAAGGATAGCAAAGGCAATGATATTCCGTTATCCAACTATAAAGGAAAGGTGCTACTTATTGTTAATACCGCTACAGCATGTGGCTTCACCCCACAATATAAAGATTTACAGGATCTATACCTTAAATACAAGGATAAGGGCTTTGAAATATTGGATTTTCCGTGCAATCAGTTTGGGAAGCAGGCTCCCGGAACAAATGATGAAATTACCTCCTTTTGCGAAATGAAGTATAAAACGACATTTACCACATTTGGTAAGATTGAGGTAAACGGAGATAATGCCGATCCTCTTTATAAATACCTGAAGCAAAATAGCAAAGGCATCCTAGGGGATTCTATAAAATGGAACTTTACTAAGTTCCTGATCGACAGAGAAGGAAATGTCATCGATCGCTATGCTCCGATAACTAATCCGTCAAAGATTGCCGGGACTATCGAAAAACTCTTAGCAAAATAA
- a CDS encoding TonB-dependent receptor, translating to MKNTTKNKRKQTRIKVYLIWMIVLGGVFLATDLPAQNKKSPNIQQDNKHKISGIIKDSEGIPLIGVAVVEKGNLKNGTVTDIEGKFDLIISGGGTIICSYVGYKTQEIIVESPILDIVMADNVETLADVVVVGHGIQKKESITAALTTVATNELIKSPVSNVSNALAGRVPGLTMIQKSGEPGKDQSTMRIRGIGTLSDQLSSPLIIIDGVERESMDAIDMNEIESISVLKDASATAVYGVRGANGVIIISTKTGGESKPVVSFSSNVGIQQLANSPAFLSNSNYARLKDEGLENDGMDKVFTDMYDKFDGSDPIFFPTRDLYSTFIKKTSLRHQHNVNITGGTKMVKYFVSLGYMSQEGQYNTEGIENLNIGFDPNPLYERYNVRANVDLDITKDLSISVKLGNQLSYANYPNQDTESLFLSFLQTTQLSGGGIYDGKLVSGYLNDPMGSFLPSRTSSPALFLLQNGANKQKSNTLNLNIGAKYKLDKLTKGLSIRAMFAYDNYYTKSETRSKEIDRYSVYKDPETNENRLIQTHFAGEFTNYNVGTTNNRIDYFEAAIDYDRAFGLFKVTGLFLYNQRKRRNPTLLYNVPEGLQGLVGRATVSYANKYLAEFNIGYNGSENFPEGKRFGVFPAYSLGWVPTEEAFFPKNEIINYIKIRGSYGEVGNDKIGGSRFLYLPSVYSYTSAPTYNFGTYMVDQLQYSGAVEGKLGNPNVTWEKAVKKNIGADIRLFSENLTINGDLFKEDRDNILINRATIPTIVGVTSLPAINMGKVTNHGYELSVRWDGKVRDFTYYIGANYAYAKNKILFKDEANALYPWMMQTGFSVGQLKGYKTSGLYNYYYETESRPYNSFYGNKVQQGDIKYIDIDGDGIIDQNDVVPIGYSTYPEINYGITLGAQWKNFDIFILFQGASHNALMQTSSIGWAFDNQWRQTLNEHLNRWNQERFDNGEKITMPRLSSDGSQSPNSVTSDYWLHNADYLRLKNIEIGYSFPSKWISKMGISSFRAYVNGNNVFTFTKLKNFDPEYSGSTSRGETYPLIKVFNFGINLKF from the coding sequence ATGAAAAATACAACAAAAAACAAAAGAAAACAAACCCGTATCAAAGTCTATTTGATATGGATGATAGTATTGGGCGGAGTATTTCTAGCGACTGATTTGCCGGCTCAGAACAAAAAAAGTCCGAATATCCAACAGGACAATAAACATAAGATTTCGGGAATTATAAAGGATTCTGAAGGTATTCCTCTGATTGGTGTTGCCGTAGTAGAGAAAGGCAATCTTAAAAATGGTACCGTAACCGATATAGAAGGAAAATTTGATCTTATTATTTCCGGAGGTGGAACTATTATCTGCTCATACGTAGGCTACAAAACACAAGAAATCATAGTCGAAAGCCCGATTCTGGATATTGTTATGGCTGATAATGTAGAGACACTTGCCGATGTCGTGGTAGTAGGGCATGGTATACAGAAAAAGGAAAGTATCACTGCGGCTCTTACTACTGTTGCGACAAATGAATTGATAAAATCTCCGGTAAGCAATGTCAGCAATGCATTGGCAGGTAGAGTACCGGGATTGACGATGATTCAGAAAAGCGGAGAACCAGGCAAAGACCAGTCTACAATGCGGATAAGAGGTATTGGAACATTATCGGATCAATTGAGCTCTCCTCTGATTATTATAGATGGAGTAGAAAGGGAATCTATGGATGCTATAGACATGAACGAAATAGAAAGCATAAGTGTGCTGAAAGACGCCTCTGCAACAGCCGTATATGGGGTAAGAGGAGCCAACGGGGTAATCATCATAAGTACCAAAACAGGAGGAGAATCGAAACCGGTAGTCAGTTTTAGTTCCAATGTAGGGATACAGCAATTGGCCAATTCTCCGGCTTTTCTCAGCAATAGTAATTATGCAAGGCTAAAAGATGAGGGACTTGAAAATGATGGCATGGATAAAGTGTTCACCGATATGTATGACAAGTTTGATGGAAGTGACCCTATATTTTTTCCAACAAGGGATCTTTACAGCACTTTTATAAAAAAAACATCACTCAGGCATCAGCACAATGTAAACATAACAGGGGGTACAAAGATGGTTAAATACTTTGTTTCGCTGGGTTATATGAGTCAGGAAGGGCAATATAACACGGAGGGTATTGAAAATCTCAATATTGGTTTTGACCCGAATCCGCTCTACGAGAGGTATAACGTTAGGGCAAATGTAGATTTGGATATAACCAAAGATTTGAGCATAAGTGTAAAGCTGGGAAATCAGTTATCATACGCAAATTATCCCAATCAAGATACAGAAAGCTTATTCCTTTCTTTTCTGCAAACTACCCAGCTGTCGGGTGGTGGAATTTATGATGGAAAACTCGTAAGTGGCTATTTAAACGACCCTATGGGAAGTTTTCTTCCCTCAAGGACATCTTCTCCTGCTTTGTTCCTGTTGCAAAACGGCGCAAATAAACAGAAATCGAACACTTTGAACCTAAATATCGGGGCAAAGTATAAATTAGATAAATTGACTAAAGGCCTGTCCATCAGGGCAATGTTTGCATATGATAATTACTATACTAAATCGGAAACAAGAAGTAAGGAAATTGACCGATATAGTGTATATAAAGATCCTGAGACAAATGAAAATAGATTAATACAGACTCATTTTGCTGGAGAATTTACAAACTATAATGTAGGGACTACAAATAACAGGATAGATTATTTTGAAGCTGCAATAGATTATGACCGAGCCTTTGGTTTATTTAAGGTAACTGGCCTTTTCCTATACAATCAACGGAAAAGACGGAACCCTACTCTTTTATATAATGTACCCGAAGGACTCCAAGGCCTGGTAGGACGCGCCACAGTATCGTATGCAAATAAGTACCTCGCCGAATTCAATATCGGTTATAATGGTTCTGAAAACTTTCCCGAAGGGAAGCGTTTCGGAGTATTTCCTGCATATTCGTTAGGATGGGTACCTACAGAAGAGGCTTTCTTCCCTAAGAACGAAATTATCAATTATATAAAAATAAGGGGATCATACGGGGAAGTCGGGAATGATAAGATAGGAGGCAGCAGATTCCTTTACTTGCCATCTGTCTATTCATACACCTCAGCTCCGACCTACAATTTTGGGACTTACATGGTAGATCAACTACAATACTCTGGTGCAGTAGAGGGTAAGCTGGGAAATCCGAATGTGACGTGGGAAAAGGCTGTCAAAAAAAATATAGGGGCAGATATACGCTTATTCTCCGAAAACCTGACTATCAATGGGGATTTGTTTAAAGAAGACCGTGACAATATATTGATAAACAGAGCTACTATCCCTACTATAGTAGGAGTGACCTCCCTTCCTGCTATAAATATGGGAAAAGTAACAAATCACGGGTACGAACTCAGCGTCCGTTGGGATGGTAAAGTTAGAGACTTCACATATTATATAGGAGCCAATTATGCTTACGCCAAGAACAAAATATTGTTTAAAGATGAGGCTAACGCCCTGTATCCATGGATGATGCAAACCGGATTTTCGGTAGGACAACTCAAAGGCTATAAAACTTCAGGTTTATATAACTATTATTACGAAACCGAAAGTCGCCCATATAACAGCTTCTATGGGAATAAAGTACAGCAGGGTGATATAAAATATATAGATATCGATGGCGATGGTATTATCGACCAAAATGATGTAGTACCAATAGGATACAGCACATACCCAGAAATCAACTATGGGATAACACTAGGAGCCCAATGGAAAAACTTTGATATATTCATTCTTTTCCAAGGTGCTTCACATAATGCCCTTATGCAAACAAGTTCCATTGGATGGGCTTTCGATAATCAATGGCGGCAGACCCTCAACGAACATCTGAACAGGTGGAATCAGGAACGTTTCGATAACGGGGAGAAGATAACGATGCCAAGGTTAAGCAGCGAC
- a CDS encoding pyrimidine dimer DNA glycosylase/endonuclease V, whose product MRLWSLHPQYLDSAGLNACWREGLLAKNVLLGNTKGYTNHPQLIRFKNSPDPNFYIDAFLTEVYKEAMRRNFSYSKEKIRMIENFSPIPVTKGQLEYEYEHLRRKLQKRSLELLEKLPALTELKPHPLFETIEGEVEHWEIIT is encoded by the coding sequence ATGCGGTTATGGTCTTTACATCCTCAGTATCTTGACTCGGCAGGGCTTAATGCCTGCTGGCGTGAAGGGTTATTGGCTAAGAATGTACTCTTGGGCAATACAAAGGGATATACGAATCATCCTCAGCTGATTCGTTTTAAGAATAGCCCTGATCCGAATTTTTACATCGATGCTTTCCTTACCGAAGTATACAAAGAAGCTATGAGAAGGAATTTTTCATACAGTAAAGAAAAGATTCGTATGATTGAGAATTTTTCTCCCATCCCTGTAACTAAAGGGCAATTGGAATATGAATACGAGCATCTGAGGCGAAAACTTCAAAAACGAAGTCTGGAGCTTTTAGAGAAGTTACCTGCATTGACTGAGTTAAAACCGCATCCTTTATTTGAAACAATAGAAGGAGAAGTTGAGCATTGGGAGATCATAACATAA
- a CDS encoding dihydrodipicolinate synthase family protein, translating into MQTTYHGIIPPLVTPLLDNDTLDINGLEKLIEHVIAGGVHGLFILGTTGEAQSLSFDLRAKMIKETVRILRHRLPLLVGISDTSISDSISLSHIAKQAGAEAVVSAPPYYYATGQPELGEFYEALVEQLPLPVFLYNMPIHTKVSFAPSTVKQIAQNPKVVGFKDSSANGAYFQAVMYEMRGHKDFSIFVGPEEMTAEAVLSGASGGVNGGANIFPELYVRLYNAASRKDLDEVKKLQEIVMQISSIIYTQGAFGSSYLKGVKCALSVLGICNDYLAPPFNRFGIEHRAKIEQGLHEIAI; encoded by the coding sequence ATGCAAACCACTTATCATGGAATTATTCCGCCACTGGTAACCCCTCTGCTCGACAATGATACACTAGACATCAATGGTCTTGAGAAGTTGATAGAGCATGTAATAGCCGGAGGGGTACATGGACTCTTTATTTTAGGCACAACAGGCGAAGCTCAAAGTTTAAGCTTTGATTTACGGGCTAAAATGATAAAAGAAACTGTTCGCATATTGAGGCATCGTTTACCATTGCTGGTAGGAATTTCTGACACGTCAATTTCCGATAGCATCAGCCTGTCTCACATTGCGAAACAGGCTGGTGCAGAAGCTGTAGTATCGGCCCCTCCTTATTATTATGCCACCGGGCAGCCGGAGTTGGGTGAATTTTATGAAGCACTTGTAGAGCAATTACCTCTGCCTGTTTTCTTATACAATATGCCTATACATACCAAGGTTTCTTTTGCCCCATCTACTGTAAAACAGATAGCACAAAATCCCAAAGTAGTAGGATTCAAGGACAGTTCTGCCAACGGGGCATATTTTCAGGCAGTAATGTACGAAATGCGTGGACACAAGGATTTTTCAATATTTGTTGGACCCGAAGAAATGACAGCAGAAGCCGTACTATCCGGAGCAAGCGGAGGGGTTAACGGAGGAGCAAATATATTCCCTGAACTTTACGTAAGGTTATACAATGCTGCTTCCAGAAAAGATCTGGATGAAGTGAAGAAATTGCAGGAAATAGTGATGCAAATCAGCTCGATTATTTATACACAAGGTGCGTTTGGCTCCAGTTATCTTAAAGGAGTAAAATGTGCGTTATCCGTATTAGGCATTTGCAACGATTACCTCGCCCCTCCTTTCAACAGATTTGGAATAGAACACCGTGCAAAGATAGAGCAGGGATTGCATGAAATTGCAATCTGA
- a CDS encoding VCBS repeat-containing protein produces MKNIQKYRFSRHNFFIVFLFWMYSGSIIGQENIRVKYNNPDLSVDMGGGLWGTPIPVDYDGDGVMDIIISCPDTPFRGLYFFKNIGTADNPFFDAPQQISTEAYGNTQASYVNGKLYVMNPAKLYSDFKNNLMNNPQKIKYDIYPGHDMQKARSNMWSMVDFDGDGDLDIVTGIDTWSEYGWDNAYSKEGVWLNGPLRGYMYLLENKDGEYLNRGRIMAGDIPLETYGAPGANVADFDGDGDLDIICGEFLDKLTWFRNSGTRKNPKYEKGQILLDNKGDTMRLHTQMIVPVAVDFNNDGHIDLIVGDEDGRIAYIKNTGKVKNKMPIFCPPVYFKQKAYYLKFGALVSPFSADWDGDGLEDLICGNSAGNIAFIKNLGGKDIPKWDAPVLLKSRGKEIRLMAGNNGSIQGPAEAKWGYTTLSVADWDNDGKPDIIVNSIFGEIIWYKNNGDLLNLEGPYPVLVDWDTTSIPKPVWNWWNPNPNTLVTQWRTTPVAIDWNKDGLVDLIVLDQEGYLSYYERFDKNGVLYLKPGKRIFYMEDVSEYDPNNKMVGKNTFHLRLNALDAGRSGRRKLCLTDWNNDGRLDIIVNSKNVCLFENIRQVGDTAYFVNKGDLSDYKLAGHDTSPTPVDWDKDGIFDILVGGEDGHFYIIKNTLKK; encoded by the coding sequence ATGAAAAACATTCAAAAATATAGATTTTCGAGGCACAATTTCTTTATAGTGTTTTTATTTTGGATGTATTCGGGTTCAATTATCGGGCAAGAAAACATCCGCGTAAAATACAACAATCCCGACCTGTCTGTCGACATGGGAGGTGGCCTATGGGGAACTCCGATCCCTGTTGATTACGATGGGGACGGCGTAATGGATATAATAATTTCTTGCCCGGACACTCCATTCCGCGGGTTATATTTCTTTAAGAATATAGGTACCGCTGACAATCCTTTTTTTGATGCTCCACAGCAGATATCCACAGAGGCTTATGGCAATACACAGGCATCGTATGTCAACGGAAAGCTTTATGTAATGAATCCTGCAAAACTATATAGTGATTTCAAAAATAATTTGATGAATAATCCTCAAAAAATAAAATATGATATATATCCTGGCCATGATATGCAAAAAGCAAGGAGTAATATGTGGTCTATGGTCGATTTTGATGGTGACGGGGATCTAGACATTGTTACAGGAATAGACACCTGGTCTGAATATGGATGGGACAATGCCTACAGTAAAGAAGGAGTCTGGCTGAATGGCCCATTACGAGGGTATATGTATCTACTTGAGAACAAAGATGGTGAATACTTGAATAGGGGACGAATTATGGCTGGTGATATCCCGTTGGAAACATATGGTGCACCAGGTGCTAATGTAGCTGATTTCGATGGAGATGGTGATCTGGATATCATTTGCGGTGAATTTTTGGATAAGTTGACATGGTTCAGAAACTCTGGAACAAGAAAGAACCCTAAATACGAAAAAGGACAAATATTGCTGGATAACAAGGGTGACACTATGCGGCTGCACACACAAATGATAGTTCCTGTAGCTGTCGATTTCAATAATGATGGCCATATTGATTTAATAGTCGGAGATGAAGACGGACGGATTGCTTATATAAAAAACACAGGCAAAGTAAAAAACAAAATGCCGATATTTTGCCCGCCTGTTTATTTTAAACAGAAAGCATACTATTTAAAGTTTGGAGCATTAGTATCCCCATTTAGCGCCGATTGGGATGGAGATGGACTTGAAGACCTAATTTGCGGTAACTCAGCAGGGAATATTGCCTTTATCAAAAATTTAGGAGGTAAAGATATCCCTAAATGGGATGCTCCTGTTTTATTGAAATCAAGAGGAAAAGAAATCCGTTTGATGGCTGGGAATAATGGATCGATACAAGGTCCGGCTGAAGCTAAATGGGGGTATACAACACTATCTGTTGCTGATTGGGATAATGATGGCAAGCCCGATATTATCGTTAATTCTATATTCGGTGAAATCATATGGTACAAGAATAACGGAGATTTACTTAATCTGGAAGGGCCTTACCCTGTTCTGGTAGATTGGGATACGACAAGCATACCAAAACCTGTGTGGAACTGGTGGAATCCAAACCCCAATACATTGGTTACCCAATGGAGAACTACACCTGTGGCTATCGATTGGAATAAAGATGGCTTAGTAGACCTGATAGTTCTCGATCAGGAAGGATACTTGTCTTACTACGAACGATTCGACAAAAACGGAGTTTTATATTTAAAGCCCGGCAAGAGAATCTTTTACATGGAAGATGTTTCTGAATATGATCCCAATAACAAGATGGTAGGGAAGAATACTTTTCATCTAAGGCTTAACGCATTGGATGCCGGTCGTTCAGGCAGACGCAAATTATGCTTGACCGATTGGAACAATGATGGCCGTCTCGATATTATTGTAAATAGCAAAAATGTTTGTTTGTTCGAAAACATCCGACAAGTTGGCGATACTGCATATTTTGTAAACAAGGGCGACCTATCCGACTACAAACTTGCAGGCCACGATACAAGTCCAACTCCCGTAGACTGGGATAAAGACGGGATTTTCGATATTCTTGTTGGCGGCGAAGATGGACATTTCTATATAATTAAGAACACATTAAAAAAATAA
- a CDS encoding DUF1304 domain-containing protein: MEILSKILIGFVALEHIYILWLEMFAWTTKGRKTFKSIPDELFEKTKGLAANQGLYNGFLAAGLIWALLIENPGWSQNIALFFLSCVAIAGIYGAISAQKSIFFKQALPALIAIVVLLLKC; the protein is encoded by the coding sequence ATGGAAATATTATCTAAAATATTAATAGGGTTTGTCGCTCTTGAACATATCTATATCCTTTGGCTTGAAATGTTTGCATGGACAACAAAAGGGCGCAAGACATTCAAAAGTATACCGGATGAATTATTCGAGAAGACTAAAGGTTTAGCAGCAAATCAAGGTTTGTACAATGGCTTTTTGGCTGCCGGACTTATCTGGGCTCTGTTGATCGAGAATCCCGGTTGGAGCCAAAATATAGCATTATTCTTTCTTAGCTGTGTAGCTATTGCAGGCATTTATGGAGCGATCTCTGCTCAAAAATCAATTTTCTTCAAGCAAGCCTTGCCTGCTCTGATCGCAATTGTTGTTTTATTATTGAAATGTTGA
- a CDS encoding TspO/MBR family protein gives MRKILYISLPVIICFFVGFTASYFQTESIQTWYPTLNKPEITPPNIAFPIAWSIIYLCIGISIGLILNSKERNKKFLTSLFAVQLFLNFTWSISFFYLQNPLLGFINIILLDLAVLYYAFKCYPVQKVSGILFIPYILWLSLATYLNAYIVIYN, from the coding sequence ATGAGAAAAATTTTATACATATCACTTCCTGTAATTATCTGTTTCTTTGTCGGATTCACAGCCAGTTATTTTCAGACGGAATCTATACAGACATGGTATCCGACATTGAATAAACCGGAAATAACTCCGCCCAATATAGCTTTTCCTATTGCTTGGAGTATAATATACCTATGTATTGGCATTTCTATTGGGCTGATATTGAACTCAAAAGAAAGGAACAAGAAATTTCTCACCTCATTATTTGCGGTTCAGTTGTTCCTTAATTTTACATGGAGCATTTCATTCTTCTATCTGCAAAATCCTCTTTTAGGTTTTATCAATATTATCTTGTTGGATCTGGCTGTTTTATACTACGCTTTCAAATGTTATCCTGTGCAGAAGGTGAGTGGAATATTGTTTATTCCTTATATTCTTTGGTTGTCCTTAGCAACATACCTGAATGCTTATATCGTGATATACAACTAA
- a CDS encoding DUF1735 domain-containing protein, protein MRPRIFGLLGLIIILLSVCSGTNNKYGLLDKDDFYLSDTLSCEIKTILWYSANADTTIIVDIYRSGEINEDVHVNISINPDSSDRKIENARLDAKPNIFKYSALLASDYYRLPGSYLFKKGEQKCSIALLVKKNALLNNWDGALESYILPVTLSPSSPYANIKSSTAMVVFSRMKAPGTVIAHIPASEKKFIGSPSICIMPNGNYIASHDENTVVNPTTNNITHVYRSEDKGKTWAYMSKITGQFWSSVFVYQGDLYIHGPDKVAGKLVIRKSTDYGKTWTNPDKDTNGLLLERRISGAPTPVIFHKERIWRAIEDASFSGNNSEGKWRYQAMMTSAPMGSDLLDASNWTTSNTLQYDSTYLDGKFGGWLEGNAVAGPDGKLHNILRVEVPVGCYQYAALVSISDDGKTASFDPHTGFFRMAGGASKFTIRYDELSKKYYTLTNYNYEEYTDIRPTRIRNVLVLMSSDNIRNWKINRILLRHSDVRNVGFQYVDWQFDGEDIIFTSRTSYPDEFGGAMNYHNANYLTFHRIFRFRDTKETDLNRNTT, encoded by the coding sequence ATGCGACCAAGAATATTTGGATTATTAGGACTGATTATCATTTTATTATCGGTATGTTCCGGCACAAATAATAAATATGGTTTATTAGATAAAGATGACTTTTATTTATCTGATACACTTTCCTGTGAAATAAAAACAATTCTTTGGTATTCAGCAAATGCAGATACAACTATTATTGTAGACATATACAGGTCAGGAGAGATAAATGAGGATGTCCATGTAAATATAAGCATCAATCCTGATTCCTCAGATAGAAAGATTGAGAATGCAAGATTGGATGCGAAACCAAATATATTCAAATATTCTGCCCTGCTTGCCTCTGATTACTATAGGTTGCCGGGATCATATCTGTTTAAGAAGGGAGAACAAAAATGTTCGATAGCACTTCTTGTTAAAAAAAATGCGTTATTAAATAATTGGGATGGAGCATTAGAAAGTTATATTTTGCCGGTTACCCTCTCCCCATCTAGTCCATACGCCAATATCAAATCTTCAACAGCAATGGTTGTTTTCAGCAGAATGAAAGCGCCCGGAACGGTTATTGCTCATATTCCGGCTAGCGAAAAAAAGTTTATTGGATCACCGAGTATTTGCATCATGCCCAATGGCAACTATATAGCATCTCATGATGAGAATACTGTTGTAAATCCAACAACCAATAACATTACGCATGTGTACAGATCTGAGGACAAAGGCAAGACCTGGGCTTATATGTCGAAAATAACCGGGCAATTTTGGTCTTCCGTATTTGTTTATCAGGGCGATTTATATATACATGGGCCTGATAAGGTCGCCGGCAAACTAGTCATCCGTAAATCTACTGATTACGGGAAAACATGGACAAACCCCGATAAGGATACCAATGGTCTTCTTCTGGAAAGACGTATCAGTGGAGCACCTACTCCGGTTATTTTTCATAAAGAACGGATATGGAGGGCAATAGAGGATGCTTCTTTCTCTGGTAATAATTCGGAAGGGAAATGGCGATATCAGGCAATGATGACTTCAGCTCCTATGGGTTCAGACTTATTAGACGCCTCTAATTGGACTACTTCAAATACTTTGCAATATGACAGCACATATTTAGATGGAAAATTCGGAGGTTGGCTCGAAGGAAATGCGGTTGCCGGACCTGATGGAAAACTGCATAATATCCTTAGAGTGGAAGTCCCTGTTGGTTGTTATCAATACGCCGCATTGGTCTCAATATCTGATGACGGAAAAACAGCCTCATTCGACCCACATACCGGATTTTTCAGGATGGCAGGAGGAGCCAGCAAATTTACAATCAGGTATGATGAACTAAGTAAGAAATATTATACTCTCACTAATTACAACTATGAAGAATATACTGATATAAGACCTACCAGAATAAGAAATGTACTCGTATTGATGAGTTCTGATAACATCCGTAACTGGAAAATCAACAGAATATTACTCAGACATTCGGATGTAAGGAATGTCGGATTTCAATACGTCGACTGGCAGTTCGATGGTGAAGATATCATTTTTACTTCACGAACGTCATATCCCGATGAATTTGGGGGAGCGATGAACTACCACAATGCAAACTACCTTACATTTCACCGCATTTTCAGATTCAGAGACACAAAAGAGACCGATCTCAATCGGAATACTACTTAA
- a CDS encoding LacI family DNA-binding transcriptional regulator translates to MARASIKQIAEILNISPSTVSFVLNGKEREVRISKELAEKVRDTAKALNYTPNMAARSLRTRKTKTIGLIVADISNPFFSKMARHIENIATREKYQVIFASSDESDEKFEKLCDVFIGKSVDGMIVVPPMGAAAALTKLAENKMPLVVIDRETEQVPLNTVMMDNFKAGYLLVERLINEGCRKIGLIGHNKNFTNVISRYEGYKEALSKYGIKTADDLVQFVGLDDFEQNIDNALDILLENSIDSIFFATSKTGRQSLVSLKSRKVLEKLKYASIDLFEECKFSYISLFAIEQPLDIMCEKALMLLFDQITDSKYQMIETITLHPPAIKKLD, encoded by the coding sequence ATGGCTCGTGCATCAATTAAACAAATAGCTGAAATTTTAAATATATCACCTTCAACAGTCTCATTTGTATTGAATGGAAAAGAAAGAGAGGTGCGTATAAGTAAAGAGCTGGCAGAAAAGGTGAGGGATACGGCTAAAGCATTGAATTATACGCCTAATATGGCCGCCCGGAGTTTGCGTACAAGGAAGACAAAAACGATTGGGCTGATTGTCGCTGATATATCAAATCCATTTTTTTCTAAAATGGCTCGTCATATAGAAAATATAGCGACAAGAGAGAAATATCAGGTAATTTTTGCCAGTTCGGACGAATCAGATGAAAAATTTGAAAAATTGTGTGATGTCTTTATCGGCAAATCTGTTGATGGTATGATTGTCGTCCCTCCTATGGGAGCTGCTGCAGCTTTAACAAAATTGGCAGAAAATAAAATGCCTCTGGTAGTGATAGACCGAGAAACCGAGCAAGTTCCATTAAATACTGTAATGATGGATAACTTTAAAGCTGGCTATTTATTGGTTGAACGTTTGATAAATGAAGGATGCCGCAAAATTGGTTTAATCGGTCATAACAAGAATTTTACAAATGTAATTTCACGATATGAGGGATATAAAGAAGCTTTAAGCAAATATGGAATAAAAACTGCTGACGATCTTGTACAGTTTGTGGGCTTAGATGATTTTGAACAAAATATAGATAATGCACTGGATATTTTATTGGAAAACAGTATTGATTCTATATTCTTCGCTACGAGTAAAACAGGGAGGCAGTCCTTGGTATCGTTGAAATCCCGTAAGGTCTTAGAAAAATTGAAATATGCCAGTATCGATTTATTCGAAGAGTGTAAATTCTCTTATATTAGTCTTTTCGCGATAGAGCAACCTCTCGATATTATGTGTGAAAAAGCCTTAATGCTATTATTCGATCAAATAACTGATTCTAAATATCAGATGATCGAAACAATAACATTACACCCTCCTGCAATAAAAAAACTTGATTAA